A genomic window from Winogradskyella sp. J14-2 includes:
- a CDS encoding universal stress protein has product MLSVLLPTDFSKNSENAIIYALELYKNEDCKFHFLHCYPPVIFSYEYQIEKGLIGKDVHKLLQEESKERLYEFALSLMHKHGKNQEFEVEVVSGFLPDRISNTVLNNNIDIIVMGTKGATDSDRVVFGSNTIQVINKRCCPVIAIPDDYKLVGLENILFPSDLNITFRNKHFLPILNILKLHKSSINLLHVSILGLTSKQKVHKEFIKETFTDYNTSFEILKEKDITEVVYNYQQKYKSELLVMINNKHTFFENLFFKPTISKIAMHLNTPFMVIPA; this is encoded by the coding sequence ATGTTATCTGTCTTATTACCTACCGATTTTTCAAAAAATTCTGAAAATGCTATTATCTATGCCTTAGAATTGTATAAAAATGAAGACTGTAAATTTCACTTTTTACACTGCTACCCTCCAGTCATTTTTTCATATGAATATCAAATAGAAAAAGGATTAATAGGAAAGGATGTTCACAAACTTCTCCAAGAAGAATCTAAAGAGCGGCTTTATGAATTTGCATTGTCTTTAATGCACAAACACGGTAAAAACCAAGAGTTTGAAGTAGAAGTCGTAAGTGGTTTTTTGCCAGATCGTATCTCTAACACAGTATTAAACAACAATATTGATATTATCGTTATGGGAACCAAAGGTGCAACAGACTCTGACCGCGTGGTTTTTGGTAGCAACACCATACAGGTTATAAACAAACGTTGTTGCCCAGTCATAGCTATACCAGATGACTATAAGCTTGTAGGCTTGGAGAATATATTATTCCCATCAGATTTAAACATTACGTTTAGAAATAAGCATTTTCTACCTATACTAAACATATTAAAATTACATAAAAGCAGTATCAATCTTCTGCATGTTTCAATATTAGGGCTTACATCCAAACAAAAAGTACATAAAGAATTCATCAAAGAAACATTTACAGATTACAATACCTCATTCGAGATATTAAAAGAAAAAGACATTACAGAGGTTGTCTATAATTACCAGCAAAAATATAAGTCTGAACTTCTGGTAATGATAAATAATAAACATACATTTTTTGAAAATCTTTTCTTTAAACCAACAATTTCAAAAATTGCTATGCACCTAAACACACCATTTATGGTGATACCAGCATAA
- a CDS encoding PAS domain-containing sensor histidine kinase, translating to MKVQKLEKIKFEEISLEVLKVLGMHLTFTITDNVGRVIYANDNYCNLIGKPKNSILGYGNDILKSHLSTDKVYKELWSAINNGHSWKGVLCHKSKDCKNLWLETAIYPMQSQNDNQKYISIYENITDYYELQNISDTRVRENKVAIKNISDITIAINSRAKILRATDNEISKDYDSIVGSYVYDFLDKDYHDAIRSKIKEVFSNKMPLDFQFTSCASSSGNQLYISYIEPVFNKSGEVTHANITTEVKTKDVRILKRLKDIETKYKAVLKSCEFGIIIVTDEDGTIKEWNKGAQLAFGYTESEVIGRSLTMLISKKYLEEGIKELLKIKETTGGHTRGETTELVGFKKNGEEFPVELTIHEWYCGKDRYFSAIMLDVSKRKKLEKRLIQKTKDLELFLYRSAHDLKAPISSAEGLIELIKHEDIDDITKELLEMLSTTLDQGKLLFNNLAFAASISEKKNELNIIDFEKEINKVLKMLSGLDNYEHIDFHIEIEQTKRFLSNRELFCSILQNLIQNAIIYSKAPSDDFCPKINIDVKQINNQVQLIVSDNGVGISDKNKDKVFDIYHRASNEGKQGTGLGLYIVKCIVEDLQGSITVDSQLGVGTTFKIAIPNQQKHKQND from the coding sequence ATGAAAGTACAAAAACTTGAAAAAATAAAATTCGAAGAAATTAGTCTTGAGGTTTTAAAGGTGCTAGGGATGCATCTAACATTTACCATTACAGATAATGTGGGTCGTGTAATTTATGCAAACGATAATTACTGCAATCTTATCGGTAAACCAAAAAATTCTATCCTTGGGTACGGAAACGATATTTTAAAGTCTCATCTAAGTACTGATAAGGTATATAAAGAATTGTGGAGTGCCATAAATAACGGTCATTCTTGGAAGGGTGTTTTGTGCCATAAATCTAAGGATTGTAAGAATCTTTGGTTAGAAACGGCAATATACCCTATGCAATCCCAAAACGATAATCAGAAATATATTTCTATTTACGAAAACATTACAGACTATTACGAGCTTCAAAATATTTCTGACACAAGAGTAAGGGAAAATAAAGTTGCAATTAAAAATATTAGTGACATAACTATAGCCATCAATAGTAGAGCAAAAATCTTAAGAGCAACGGATAACGAAATAAGTAAAGACTACGATAGTATTGTGGGATCTTACGTATATGATTTCTTGGATAAGGATTATCACGATGCTATCAGGTCTAAAATAAAGGAAGTCTTTTCTAATAAAATGCCTTTAGATTTTCAATTTACATCATGTGCCAGTAGTTCTGGTAATCAGCTTTACATTTCATATATAGAACCCGTATTTAACAAGTCTGGCGAAGTTACGCATGCTAATATAACTACAGAGGTAAAAACAAAAGATGTAAGAATTTTGAAGCGACTTAAGGACATCGAAACCAAATATAAAGCTGTTTTAAAGTCGTGTGAGTTTGGTATCATCATTGTCACTGATGAAGATGGTACTATAAAAGAATGGAATAAGGGAGCACAGCTAGCATTTGGTTATACGGAGTCTGAGGTTATAGGCAGGTCTTTGACTATGCTCATTTCCAAAAAGTATCTAGAAGAAGGCATAAAAGAACTCTTAAAAATTAAAGAAACTACAGGTGGTCATACAAGAGGTGAAACCACTGAACTAGTTGGGTTTAAAAAAAATGGTGAAGAGTTTCCGGTAGAACTGACGATTCACGAATGGTATTGTGGCAAGGATCGTTATTTCTCGGCTATAATGCTTGATGTTTCTAAGCGAAAAAAGCTAGAAAAACGTTTAATACAAAAAACCAAAGATCTAGAGTTATTTTTATACCGTTCTGCACACGATTTAAAAGCTCCTATATCCTCTGCAGAAGGCCTTATTGAGTTAATAAAACATGAAGATATAGATGACATTACCAAAGAGCTTTTAGAAATGCTCAGTACTACATTAGACCAAGGAAAACTTCTATTTAATAATCTCGCCTTTGCTGCCTCTATTTCTGAAAAGAAAAATGAACTTAACATCATAGACTTTGAAAAGGAAATTAACAAAGTATTAAAAATGTTAAGTGGGCTAGATAATTACGAGCATATCGATTTTCACATTGAAATTGAGCAGACCAAAAGATTTTTATCAAACAGAGAATTGTTTTGTTCAATATTACAGAACCTCATTCAAAATGCCATCATTTACAGTAAAGCACCAAGTGATGATTTTTGTCCCAAAATTAATATCGATGTAAAACAGATAAATAATCAGGTACAACTAATCGTATCAGACAATGGTGTTGGTATAAGTGATAAAAATAAAGATAAAGTTTTTGACATCTACCATAGAGCAAGTAACGAAGGTAAACAAGGCACCGGACTTGGCCTATATATCGTAAAATGTATTGTAGAAGACTTGCAAGGCTCTATTACGGTAGATAGCCAATTAGGTGTTGGCACCACCTTTAAAATAGCAATCCCAAATCAACAAAAACATAAACAAAATGATTAA
- a CDS encoding response regulator — translation MIKNVMIVDDNKIDLFVTKKIIEKYNPEIKTRSFTNGDSALYFLQLCHKDCGSDVLAVPELILVDINMPQMDGFEFLKKVERHFNGQSTKFKIYMLTSSLYAEDISKAKNNTLCAGYLCKPLTVEKFAKVYEEHLSNMQYKKTS, via the coding sequence ATGATTAAAAACGTTATGATCGTAGACGACAATAAGATCGATCTATTTGTTACAAAAAAGATTATTGAAAAATATAATCCAGAGATAAAAACCAGAAGTTTTACTAATGGTGATTCTGCACTTTACTTTCTTCAATTATGCCATAAAGACTGTGGGTCCGATGTATTGGCTGTACCAGAACTGATACTGGTAGATATAAATATGCCACAAATGGATGGTTTTGAATTTTTAAAAAAGGTAGAAAGACATTTTAATGGACAAAGCACAAAATTTAAAATTTATATGTTAACCTCATCACTGTATGCAGAAGACATATCCAAAGCTAAAAATAATACGCTATGTGCTGGTTATTTGTGTAAACCGTTAACAGTAGAAAAGTTTGCTAAGGTGTACGAAGAACACTTGAGCAACATGCAGTATAAGAAAACATCTTGA
- a CDS encoding T9SS type A sorting domain-containing protein: MTKKTTIVIMLLLLFQEQVLAQISNLGDFKIVSGTEVSFTSNYENSGNHNSDGNLYLSSNFVNNGTTTSNGGTTFFKSITNDNQEITGSTNQINFYNLEVDITSPSAKGLSIADAIGLHLGNSLHIKNGDLRLLGESQLIQANSGLDINTIGSGKLLIDQQGDSSVHRFNYWSSPVNRTGDFSISTCVFDGTDASLNPFSPQPVGFNNGFPYNGLPSVTDGSGNVTTPLTINKYWLYTYAMGNGTYADWLSIDENSVLSPGQGFTMKGTGASASQQNYVFYGDANNGDYSFSINSGESALLGNPYPSALDAQQFLTDNASVVNALYFWVDGGSNSHYLTDYLGGYAVRNLTGGVTPSVASSLISGIGNSGTVTAPSQYVSVGQGFFVQASNSGTIQFNNAQRIFKTESASETTFYRNSESMTNTNKYIRIGYEDPEGFHRQLLLGFMPNSQANENYNHGYDALINGLREDDLFFVIEDDINSPFAIQGVGDFNEQMEFDLALKVSETGTHSIMIDTFENFDHPIFLRDNYTNTEYDLTVANYEFNPQQGDFYDRYTLAFLPMNTLDVEENTMSKPKVYYNGVDAIEIYNYQRATIDKIEIYNALGQLLLTKVNGINDSERISIPFAEKEGVYIILLKTENTQITTKILTY, translated from the coding sequence ATGACAAAAAAAACTACTATAGTAATAATGCTCTTGCTATTATTTCAAGAGCAGGTTTTGGCGCAAATAAGTAATCTCGGCGATTTTAAAATTGTTTCAGGTACAGAAGTAAGCTTCACGTCTAATTATGAGAATTCAGGGAATCATAATTCTGATGGTAATCTTTATCTCAGTTCAAATTTTGTAAATAATGGTACTACGACTTCCAATGGTGGGACAACATTTTTTAAGAGTATTACCAACGATAATCAAGAAATTACAGGGTCAACAAATCAAATCAACTTTTACAATTTAGAGGTTGATATAACATCACCATCAGCAAAAGGATTGTCTATTGCAGATGCAATAGGATTACATCTTGGGAATTCTCTACATATTAAAAATGGTGATCTAAGACTTTTGGGTGAGTCACAACTAATTCAGGCTAACTCAGGATTAGACATCAACACCATTGGATCTGGAAAATTACTTATAGATCAACAAGGTGATAGTTCGGTTCACAGATTTAATTATTGGTCTTCACCAGTAAATCGCACAGGAGATTTCTCTATTTCTACGTGTGTTTTTGATGGTACAGATGCCAGCCTTAATCCATTCAGTCCGCAACCTGTAGGTTTTAACAATGGATTTCCTTACAATGGTTTACCATCTGTTACCGATGGCAGCGGAAATGTTACTACACCACTTACCATTAACAAATATTGGCTTTACACATATGCTATGGGTAACGGAACGTATGCAGATTGGTTGTCTATAGATGAAAATTCAGTCCTCAGCCCAGGACAAGGGTTTACAATGAAAGGTACTGGTGCATCTGCATCTCAACAGAATTACGTATTCTATGGTGATGCAAACAATGGTGATTACAGTTTTAGTATAAACTCTGGTGAAAGTGCTTTATTAGGTAATCCGTATCCATCAGCATTAGATGCTCAGCAATTTTTAACTGACAATGCTAGTGTTGTTAATGCGCTTTACTTTTGGGTAGATGGAGGGTCTAACTCACACTATTTAACAGATTATCTGGGTGGTTATGCCGTAAGAAACCTCACAGGCGGTGTAACACCATCTGTAGCATCGTCTTTAATAAGCGGAATCGGTAATTCAGGGACAGTAACAGCCCCTTCTCAATACGTATCCGTAGGTCAGGGCTTTTTTGTTCAAGCTTCAAACTCTGGTACAATTCAGTTTAATAATGCCCAAAGAATTTTTAAAACCGAAAGCGCTTCAGAAACCACATTCTATAGAAATAGCGAGAGTATGACCAATACAAATAAATACATAAGAATTGGTTACGAAGATCCTGAAGGTTTTCATAGACAGTTATTATTGGGCTTCATGCCCAACTCACAGGCAAACGAGAATTACAACCATGGTTATGATGCTCTAATAAATGGATTAAGGGAAGATGATTTATTCTTTGTAATAGAAGATGATATCAACAGTCCATTTGCCATTCAAGGTGTTGGAGATTTTAACGAGCAAATGGAATTTGATCTTGCACTAAAAGTTTCCGAAACAGGTACTCACAGTATAATGATAGATACCTTTGAGAACTTTGATCATCCTATATTTCTGCGAGACAATTATACGAATACTGAGTACGATTTAACAGTCGCTAATTATGAATTTAATCCACAACAAGGGGATTTCTATGATCGCTATACACTAGCGTTTCTGCCAATGAATACTTTAGATGTAGAAGAGAATACTATGTCTAAACCCAAGGTGTACTATAATGGTGTAGATGCTATTGAAATTTATAACTACCAACGCGCAACTATCGATAAAATAGAAATTTATAATGCGTTAGGACAATTGCTTTTAACAAAGGTAAATGGTATAAATGATAGTGAAAGAATCAGTATTCCATTTGCAGAAAAAGAAGGCGTATATATCATTTTATTAAAAACAGAAAACACCCAAATAACTACAAAAATTTTAACCTACTAA
- a CDS encoding universal stress protein, translating to MKNILLLTDFSKNSINALHFALKLFSGTNCNFIVLHVEVANSFLTDDLMTTGNKSIYDSLVKTPKNKLKNIVTDLEALSRYEAYNFEMLIDHDVFVDSINQVVASRAIDLIVMGTNGATGAKEVIFGSNTINVIRKVACPTLVIPENFEYRPAEEILLPLDLNNSINGNAFSNLLTFAKTHSKKLHILRIKPNNEVSTEELKDQQYLETYLIGFNYKYHVVNNASMHHVVNAYVQTHSIDLIALLVQRESLFERFFTGSSTTEISKKLRAPLLVFHV from the coding sequence ATGAAAAATATACTTTTGCTTACTGATTTTTCAAAAAATTCTATAAATGCTCTACACTTTGCTTTAAAGTTGTTCAGTGGCACTAATTGTAATTTTATCGTATTGCATGTTGAAGTTGCCAATTCATTTTTAACGGATGATTTAATGACCACAGGTAATAAAAGCATTTACGATTCACTAGTTAAAACGCCCAAGAACAAATTAAAAAATATCGTTACAGATTTAGAAGCGTTATCTCGTTATGAAGCTTATAATTTTGAAATGCTTATAGACCATGATGTGTTTGTAGATTCAATTAATCAGGTGGTAGCCTCTAGAGCCATCGATCTAATCGTTATGGGAACCAATGGTGCTACTGGAGCTAAAGAGGTTATATTTGGCAGTAATACTATAAACGTTATTAGAAAGGTTGCTTGCCCAACACTCGTAATCCCTGAGAATTTTGAGTATAGGCCTGCAGAAGAAATTTTATTACCATTGGATTTAAATAATTCTATTAATGGTAATGCGTTTTCGAATCTACTAACCTTTGCAAAAACACACTCTAAAAAGCTCCATATTTTAAGGATAAAACCAAACAATGAAGTTTCAACAGAGGAACTTAAAGACCAACAATATTTAGAAACATATTTGATCGGTTTTAACTACAAGTATCATGTTGTTAACAACGCGTCTATGCATCATGTCGTAAACGCTTATGTGCAAACGCATAGTATAGATTTAATTGCTTTGCTGGTGCAGAGAGAAAGTCTTTTCGAAAGATTCTTTACTGGTTCATCAACAACAGAGATTAGTAAAAAACTAAGAGCTCCTTTGTTAGTCTTTCATGTTTAA
- a CDS encoding RNA methyltransferase, protein MTDNFVNEFFGIGIQNGKTPENLGVLWRSAQNLGASFIFTIGNRYAKQACDTHNAVKSMPYFHYDTFDEFFNNLPKGARLVGVELTDEAVELETFHHPRRCVYLLGAEDHGLSKQAIDKSHFLVKFKSQLSLNVSVAGSIVMYDRGIDKPRS, encoded by the coding sequence ATGACAGACAATTTTGTAAACGAATTTTTTGGTATTGGCATACAAAATGGCAAAACCCCAGAGAATCTTGGCGTACTATGGCGCTCAGCACAAAACTTAGGTGCCAGTTTTATTTTTACCATTGGTAATAGATATGCTAAGCAAGCGTGTGATACACACAATGCTGTAAAATCCATGCCTTATTTTCATTACGACACGTTTGATGAGTTTTTTAATAATTTGCCTAAAGGTGCCAGGTTAGTAGGTGTAGAATTAACGGATGAAGCAGTAGAATTAGAGACGTTTCATCATCCAAGACGATGTGTATATCTTTTGGGAGCAGAAGACCATGGGCTCTCTAAGCAAGCCATAGATAAGAGTCATTTTTTAGTAAAATTTAAATCGCAACTAAGCCTAAATGTATCGGTTGCTGGTAGTATTGTAATGTATGATAGAGGTATAGATAAGCCTAGGTCTTAG